A part of Microbacterium atlanticum genomic DNA contains:
- a CDS encoding phytoene/squalene synthase family protein, protein MKATRQQAVTGLSLYDRTAEDAAAAVISRYSTSFGLACRMLGARPRPHVRNVYALARVADEVVDGPAQEAGLSPHETAAVLDQLERECFAAIDRGFSTNLVLHAFARTARECGIGADLITPFFASMRADLEVTSHDAASHDEYVYGSAEVIGLMCLQVFVNAGSRHPVDPAPRLVDGARRLGAAFQDVNFLRDLDDDRSRLGRDYLGLSTPAGDRAAVLDRIDADLGAAAAVIPELPADCRRAVTAAHDLFAELARRLRASEGGPKRVRVPDTVKARLAARAMLGFAPKEVRA, encoded by the coding sequence GTGAAGGCCACCAGGCAGCAGGCGGTGACCGGGCTCTCGCTGTACGACCGGACAGCCGAAGACGCCGCGGCGGCCGTCATCAGCCGGTATTCGACATCGTTCGGCCTTGCGTGCCGCATGCTCGGCGCGCGCCCGCGGCCGCACGTGCGCAACGTCTACGCCCTCGCGCGCGTGGCCGACGAGGTCGTCGACGGCCCCGCACAGGAGGCGGGCCTCTCGCCGCACGAGACCGCAGCGGTGCTCGATCAGCTCGAGCGTGAGTGCTTCGCCGCGATCGACCGTGGGTTCAGCACGAACCTGGTGCTCCACGCCTTCGCCCGCACGGCGCGGGAGTGCGGGATCGGCGCAGACCTCATCACGCCCTTCTTCGCCTCCATGCGAGCCGACCTCGAGGTCACGAGCCACGACGCGGCGTCGCACGACGAGTACGTCTACGGCTCGGCCGAGGTGATCGGGCTGATGTGCCTCCAGGTCTTCGTCAACGCGGGGTCGCGGCATCCGGTCGATCCCGCACCCCGTCTCGTCGACGGGGCACGGCGGCTGGGAGCGGCCTTCCAGGACGTGAACTTCCTTCGCGACCTGGACGACGACCGCTCGCGGCTCGGCCGGGACTACCTGGGCCTCTCGACCCCGGCGGGCGACCGCGCGGCAGTGCTCGACCGGATCGACGCCGATCTGGGCGCAGCTGCCGCCGTGATCCCGGAGCTTCCTGCCGACTGCCGGCGCGCGGTCACGGCCGCCCACGACCTGTTCGCGGAGCTGGCGCGACGGCTCCGGGCATCCGAGGGCGGCCCGAAGCGGGTGCGGGTGCCCGACACGGTCAAGGCGCGCCTGGCCGCGCGCGCGATGCTCGGCTTCGCGCCGAAGGAGGTCCGCGCATGA
- a CDS encoding polyprenyl synthetase family protein, producing the protein MIIGPEDPGVGIAIDGSLTRIRERAAELGPGFGALADAITRAAQGGKRFRPALVTASFDAFRTGDAHASAALSVAAAFELLHTAFVVHDDVIDHDIERRGVPNVAGEFRRRGRTNGADADGAAHLGDAAAILAGDILLHEAFRLVAMAHTDEATKDRLLTLLDDAVLVSAAGELADVENSVTSAFPSRAETLDTAFNKTAVYSFRAPLQAGALLGGADPDALRVLGDAGGRLGLAFQLVDDLIGAFGTSAQTGRDCGPDLRETKRTPLVALARETDAAPGVDQALALARTGPVAVREAQLVLEATGARDRLVGLIAETLDDTRAASHDPALPERAGALLRTLADRIEGRIP; encoded by the coding sequence ATGATCATCGGCCCGGAGGACCCCGGCGTCGGCATCGCGATCGACGGCTCGCTCACGCGGATCCGAGAGCGCGCCGCCGAGCTGGGTCCGGGTTTCGGTGCCCTCGCCGACGCCATCACGCGTGCCGCCCAGGGGGGGAAGCGGTTCCGCCCGGCGCTGGTGACCGCGTCGTTCGACGCGTTCCGCACCGGCGACGCGCACGCGTCGGCGGCCCTGTCGGTCGCCGCCGCGTTCGAGCTGCTGCACACGGCGTTCGTGGTACACGACGACGTGATCGACCACGACATCGAGCGACGCGGCGTGCCCAACGTGGCCGGCGAGTTCCGCCGGCGGGGCCGCACGAACGGCGCGGACGCCGATGGCGCGGCCCACCTGGGCGACGCTGCGGCGATCCTCGCCGGAGACATCCTCCTGCACGAGGCGTTCCGGCTCGTCGCGATGGCCCACACCGACGAGGCGACGAAGGACCGGCTGCTGACGCTGCTCGACGATGCCGTCCTCGTGTCTGCCGCGGGCGAACTGGCCGACGTGGAGAACAGCGTCACCTCGGCCTTCCCGTCTCGGGCCGAGACCCTCGACACGGCCTTCAACAAGACCGCTGTCTATTCCTTCCGCGCCCCGCTGCAAGCAGGGGCCCTCCTCGGCGGGGCCGACCCCGACGCCCTGCGCGTGCTCGGCGATGCCGGAGGACGCCTCGGGCTGGCGTTCCAGCTCGTCGACGACCTCATCGGCGCGTTCGGCACGTCGGCGCAGACGGGACGCGACTGCGGGCCGGACCTACGCGAGACCAAGCGGACCCCGCTGGTGGCGCTGGCGAGGGAGACGGATGCCGCGCCCGGCGTCGACCAGGCGCTCGCGCTCGCGCGCACCGGCCCGGTCGCCGTGCGCGAGGCGCAACTCGTGCTGGAGGCCACCGGCGCGAGGGACCGGCTCGTCGGCCTCATCGCCGAGACGCTGGACGACACGCGCGCGGCCTCGCATGACCCGGCACTGCCGGAGCGCGCGGGCGCCCTGTTGCGCACGCTGGCCGACCGCATCGAGGGAAGGATCCCGTGA
- the idi gene encoding isopentenyl-diphosphate Delta-isomerase, whose protein sequence is MTDTDHVVLLDDEGRAIGTAPKSSVHGPDTALHLAFSCHVLNSEGQVLITRRALAKRTWPGVWTNSFCGHPRPAEPVISAVRRHADVELGLTLRDLRVALPLFRYRATDANGIVEHEVCPVYIAYTDDEPVLNPLEALDARWVEPADLATSLEATPWAFSPWLVLQAQQLHLFDAPARQRRAS, encoded by the coding sequence ATGACGGACACCGACCATGTGGTGCTGCTCGATGACGAGGGCCGGGCCATCGGAACCGCCCCGAAGTCTAGCGTCCACGGTCCCGACACCGCCCTTCACCTGGCCTTCTCGTGCCATGTGCTCAACAGCGAGGGTCAGGTGCTCATCACCCGTCGCGCGCTCGCGAAGCGCACGTGGCCCGGCGTCTGGACGAACTCCTTCTGCGGCCACCCGCGGCCGGCCGAGCCGGTCATCTCGGCCGTCCGTCGCCACGCCGACGTCGAACTGGGGCTGACCCTCCGGGACCTGCGCGTGGCGCTCCCCCTGTTCCGCTACCGCGCCACCGACGCGAACGGCATCGTCGAGCACGAGGTGTGCCCGGTCTACATCGCGTACACCGACGACGAGCCGGTCCTCAACCCTCTGGAGGCGCTGGACGCCCGGTGGGTCGAGCCCGCCGACCTTGCGACATCGCTGGAAGCCACGCCGTGGGCGTTCAGCCCCTGGCTCGTCCTGCAGGCGCAGCAGCTGCACCTCTTCGACGCGCCGGCGCGTCAGCGAAGGGCGTCATGA
- a CDS encoding MarR family winged helix-turn-helix transcriptional regulator gives MSEPWVPQTMHDHAVLRVLTSIRSMSDAMERMHSGMKGDMAMNASDLAALRLLVVRERTGRPVSPRDIAQHLRITTASTTKLLDRLVESGHVERRPHPSDRRGRVVVLTDAARAAFFRVFGERLRAMREVAMGYDEGELDVIARFLDDLGEAMDPPDVAAPQAPAPAV, from the coding sequence ATGTCAGAGCCCTGGGTTCCGCAGACGATGCACGACCACGCCGTGCTGCGCGTGCTCACGTCCATTCGTAGCATGAGCGACGCCATGGAGCGCATGCACAGCGGCATGAAGGGCGACATGGCGATGAACGCCTCGGACCTCGCTGCGCTTCGCCTGCTCGTCGTCAGGGAGCGCACCGGTCGTCCCGTCAGCCCCCGGGACATCGCGCAGCACCTCCGCATCACGACCGCGTCGACGACCAAGCTGCTGGACCGGCTGGTGGAGTCCGGTCACGTCGAGCGCCGTCCGCATCCGAGCGACCGTCGCGGCCGGGTCGTCGTGCTGACCGATGCGGCGCGGGCCGCATTCTTCCGCGTCTTCGGCGAGCGCCTCCGCGCCATGCGGGAGGTCGCCATGGGGTATGACGAGGGCGAGCTGGACGTGATCGCCCGGTTCCTCGACGACCTCGGAGAGGCCATGGATCCGCCCGACGTCGCTGCGCCGCAGGCTCCGGCGCCCGCGGTGTGA
- a CDS encoding DUF6328 family protein, with amino-acid sequence MSDRPESDAVGRDETREERADRNWNEVLQELRVLQTGTQILTGFLLALAFQPAFADLTGGQRAVYLTLVVLAALSSIIALAPVALHRVVFQQGAKPAVVRYGHVALITALLTVSVLMVGVVAFVFDVVVGGSAFWWALIALAVVILALWVLVPAVIRARAREKASPR; translated from the coding sequence ATGTCTGATCGTCCCGAATCCGACGCCGTGGGTCGCGACGAGACACGCGAGGAGCGCGCCGACCGGAACTGGAATGAGGTGCTCCAGGAACTGCGGGTCCTTCAGACGGGCACGCAGATCCTCACCGGCTTCCTGCTCGCGCTGGCATTCCAGCCCGCCTTCGCCGATCTCACCGGCGGCCAGCGAGCGGTCTATCTGACCCTCGTGGTGCTCGCGGCCCTGAGCTCGATCATCGCGCTCGCCCCCGTTGCCCTGCACCGTGTGGTGTTCCAGCAGGGGGCCAAGCCCGCCGTCGTGCGCTACGGTCACGTCGCGCTCATCACCGCGCTGCTGACGGTGTCGGTGCTGATGGTGGGCGTCGTCGCGTTCGTGTTCGACGTCGTCGTGGGCGGATCCGCGTTCTGGTGGGCTCTCATCGCCCTCGCCGTGGTGATCCTCGCGCTGTGGGTCCTCGTCCCCGCCGTCATCCGCGCCCGCGCCAGAGAGAAGGCGAGCCCACGATGA
- a CDS encoding carbon-nitrogen hydrolase family protein, whose product MTEALGVGVAQFAPTADATANREAIAQLAATAAGRGARVVVFPEYSSYFVDPFDESLAHNAEELDGAFVTELRRIASRHDILVVAGLLERASDRERVRNTVVAVDAKGLQAHYRKLHLYDAFGQRESDWVEAGDPAEPQTFGCGGLTFGLMTCYDLRFPEVGRVLVDAGAEVFAVPAEWVRGPLKEHHWRTLLHARAIENTVFVAAADHPPPLGVGHSLIVDPQGMEVAAVGTSTDVAVAHLDIGAIERVRRVNPALRLRRFGVSPR is encoded by the coding sequence ATGACCGAGGCGCTGGGAGTCGGCGTCGCCCAGTTCGCGCCGACCGCGGATGCCACGGCGAACCGGGAGGCGATCGCGCAGCTGGCGGCCACCGCGGCCGGCAGGGGTGCACGCGTCGTGGTGTTCCCCGAGTACTCCAGCTACTTCGTCGACCCCTTCGACGAGTCGCTCGCGCACAACGCCGAGGAGCTCGACGGCGCGTTCGTGACGGAGCTGCGCCGCATCGCGTCCCGGCACGACATCCTCGTGGTCGCGGGCCTGCTGGAGCGCGCGAGCGACCGCGAGCGGGTGCGCAACACCGTCGTCGCCGTCGACGCGAAAGGTCTGCAGGCGCACTACCGCAAGCTGCATCTGTACGACGCCTTCGGGCAGCGGGAGTCCGACTGGGTCGAGGCGGGAGATCCGGCCGAGCCGCAGACGTTCGGCTGCGGCGGGCTCACCTTCGGACTGATGACCTGCTACGACCTGCGCTTCCCCGAAGTCGGGCGGGTGCTCGTGGACGCCGGCGCCGAGGTGTTCGCCGTGCCGGCCGAGTGGGTGCGCGGGCCGCTCAAGGAGCACCACTGGCGGACCCTGCTGCACGCACGGGCCATCGAGAACACCGTGTTCGTGGCCGCCGCCGATCACCCTCCGCCGCTCGGGGTGGGGCACTCCCTCATCGTCGACCCGCAGGGTATGGAGGTGGCCGCCGTCGGCACGTCGACCGACGTGGCGGTCGCACATCTCGACATCGGAGCGATCGAGCGCGTGCGCCGGGTCAATCCGGCGCTGCGCCTGCGGCGCTTCGGGGTGAGTCCGCGCTGA
- a CDS encoding aminotransferase class I/II-fold pyridoxal phosphate-dependent enzyme — translation MRQIPGAWHRTAAGAGLVGSDGSIHPTIFAEMSALAARTGAINLGQGFPDEDGPSEVLEAARDAIAQGVNQYPPGRGLPDLLDAVAEHQQRFYGLHLDPSRNALVTAGATEALAAALLGLVDGSDDEVVVFEPYYDSYAAVAALAGARLVPVPLRWPAFQPDLDELRSAVTDRTRIILVNDPHNPTGAVFSAEVRDEIVRLADRHDALIVTDEVYEHLVFDSAHVPLATLPGAWERTLTISSGGKTFSTTGWKIGWVTGPAPLVDAVLAVKQYLTYVNGSAFQPAIAAGLRLPDAFFQGIADALRVRRDLLGAGLRAAGLEVSTPAGTYFTVADAAPLGATDAAAFCRELPERAGVVAIPLTAFASPAGRGQYATLLRFAACKRVEVLEEAASRLAALR, via the coding sequence ATGCGACAGATCCCCGGAGCGTGGCACCGCACGGCCGCCGGTGCCGGACTCGTCGGCTCGGACGGGTCGATCCACCCCACCATCTTCGCCGAGATGTCGGCGCTCGCGGCGCGGACGGGCGCCATCAACCTCGGACAGGGCTTCCCGGACGAGGACGGCCCGAGCGAAGTCCTGGAGGCCGCTCGCGACGCGATCGCCCAGGGGGTGAACCAGTATCCACCGGGACGGGGCCTGCCGGACCTGCTCGACGCCGTTGCGGAGCACCAGCAGCGGTTCTACGGACTCCACCTCGATCCGTCCCGCAACGCCCTGGTCACGGCAGGGGCGACCGAAGCTCTCGCGGCGGCGCTGCTCGGCCTCGTGGACGGATCAGACGACGAGGTGGTCGTCTTCGAGCCGTACTACGACTCCTACGCCGCCGTCGCCGCCCTCGCCGGCGCCCGGCTCGTGCCGGTGCCGCTGCGCTGGCCGGCGTTCCAGCCCGACCTGGACGAGCTGCGGTCCGCGGTCACCGACCGCACCAGGATCATCCTGGTGAACGACCCCCACAATCCCACAGGCGCGGTCTTCAGCGCGGAGGTGCGTGACGAGATCGTCCGGCTCGCTGACCGTCACGACGCCCTGATCGTCACCGACGAGGTCTACGAGCATCTCGTCTTCGACAGCGCGCACGTTCCGCTCGCGACGCTTCCCGGCGCGTGGGAGCGCACCCTCACCATCTCGTCCGGCGGCAAGACGTTCTCCACCACCGGCTGGAAGATCGGGTGGGTGACGGGGCCCGCGCCCCTCGTGGACGCGGTGCTCGCCGTCAAGCAGTACCTCACCTATGTCAACGGCAGCGCCTTCCAGCCAGCGATCGCCGCGGGGCTCCGTCTCCCCGATGCGTTCTTCCAGGGCATCGCCGACGCGCTCCGCGTCAGACGCGACCTGCTCGGCGCGGGCCTGCGTGCAGCGGGGCTCGAGGTCTCGACGCCCGCCGGCACGTACTTCACGGTGGCCGACGCGGCACCATTGGGAGCGACGGATGCCGCGGCGTTCTGCCGCGAGCTTCCCGAGCGTGCCGGCGTGGTGGCGATACCGCTCACCGCGTTCGCGTCACCGGCGGGCCGCGGGCAGTACGCGACCCTTCTCCGCTTCGCAGCCTGCAAGCGCGTCGAGGTGCTCGAAGAGGCGGCATCCCGCCTCGCCGCACTCCGCTGA
- a CDS encoding S1C family serine protease translates to MSDTQGDRPEDHVPADPSTTPGEAPTQPAVPAQSAAEAAAQHRTPAQPTAPTQPLPPAGYPTGAHAYARPQGYAGQPAAYPSYAGQPRKTSSGAGKVVGLIVAAAIVGGAAGLGGSYAGVNWFTPAATSPAAGPGTVTVNDTDSVNETTGIAAKVVPSVVTIAASSSAGAGTGSGVVLTEDGYVVTNTHVVTLDGATGDAQVRVTTADGRVYDAEIVGTDPLYDLAVLKLQDAEGLSPIEFADSSDLNVGDTTVAVGAPLGLANSVTEGIVSALNRSIQIASAAAPDSGDDAPEQPEENGQQGPFRFDFGQGDQQAPAGESISIAVIQTDAAINPGNSGGALVDSDGRLIGINVAIATAGGTSSEGSGSIGVGFSIPSDIVQRITDELIENGEATHGLLGATVRPAASVEGSTITGAYINEVSDGGAAAAAGLTAGDVVTGFNGIPVTDATDLTAQVRGQAAGSEAEVTFVRDGETQTVTVTLGTLEQ, encoded by the coding sequence ATGAGCGACACCCAGGGCGACCGCCCGGAAGACCACGTCCCCGCAGACCCGTCGACCACGCCCGGCGAGGCCCCGACGCAGCCCGCCGTCCCGGCACAGTCCGCGGCCGAGGCCGCCGCTCAGCACCGCACGCCCGCCCAGCCGACGGCGCCGACCCAGCCCCTGCCGCCCGCGGGGTACCCGACGGGCGCCCACGCGTATGCCCGGCCGCAGGGGTACGCGGGCCAGCCGGCCGCATATCCCTCGTACGCCGGACAGCCCCGCAAGACGTCGTCGGGTGCGGGCAAGGTCGTCGGCCTCATCGTCGCCGCCGCCATCGTCGGCGGCGCTGCCGGGCTCGGCGGCTCGTACGCCGGCGTGAACTGGTTCACCCCGGCGGCGACCTCGCCGGCCGCCGGCCCCGGCACCGTCACGGTGAACGACACCGATTCGGTCAACGAGACCACCGGCATCGCGGCCAAGGTCGTGCCGAGCGTCGTCACCATCGCCGCCTCGAGCTCGGCGGGCGCCGGCACCGGATCCGGTGTCGTCCTGACCGAGGACGGCTACGTGGTCACGAACACCCACGTGGTGACGCTCGACGGCGCGACCGGCGACGCCCAGGTGCGGGTGACCACCGCCGACGGCCGCGTGTACGACGCCGAGATCGTCGGCACCGACCCGCTGTACGACCTCGCGGTCCTCAAGCTGCAGGACGCCGAAGGCCTGAGCCCCATCGAGTTCGCCGACTCCAGCGACCTCAACGTGGGCGACACCACCGTGGCCGTCGGTGCGCCGCTCGGGCTGGCGAACTCGGTCACCGAGGGCATCGTGAGCGCGCTCAACCGCTCGATCCAGATCGCCTCCGCCGCCGCTCCCGACAGCGGGGACGACGCGCCGGAACAGCCCGAGGAGAACGGTCAGCAGGGTCCCTTCCGCTTCGACTTCGGGCAGGGCGACCAGCAGGCGCCGGCCGGCGAGAGCATCTCCATCGCGGTGATCCAGACCGACGCGGCGATCAACCCCGGCAACTCCGGGGGCGCGCTCGTCGACTCCGACGGCAGGCTCATCGGCATCAACGTCGCCATCGCGACCGCCGGCGGCACCTCCTCGGAGGGCTCCGGCTCGATCGGCGTCGGATTCTCCATCCCGTCCGACATCGTCCAGCGCATCACCGACGAGCTCATCGAGAACGGTGAGGCCACGCATGGTCTCCTGGGCGCGACCGTGCGGCCCGCGGCATCCGTCGAAGGGTCCACCATCACCGGCGCCTACATCAACGAGGTCAGCGACGGCGGGGCCGCGGCGGCTGCGGGACTGACCGCAGGCGACGTGGTCACCGGCTTCAACGGCATCCCCGTCACCGACGCGACTGACCTGACCGCGCAGGTGCGCGGTCAAGCGGCGGGCAGCGAGGCGGAGGTCACCTTCGTCCGCGACGGCGAGACGCAGACCGTCACCGTGACCCTCGGAACACTCGAGCAGTAG
- a CDS encoding CDP-glycerol glycerophosphotransferase family protein: MASFSFGAGNARKLAAIPLYAAGRMLTAVVPRTRDEWVFGCAVGIADGALALWDVVAADGHPAVWLVGSAREAQDAAARGIPSVPKRSLRGLWRTARARVIVVTHGFGDVNRYAVTGGFVVQLWHGIPLKRIGLDSPETSRVPGAVARTPLARPARALLRAMYRTAARRIRLLPAASHLVRGRLESAFALPDDAVPVTGEPRVDVLSRGTADDRRVQARAAIARSVPHSETSQRIALYAPTWRDGAPDPAVPTDDEWEGIVDVLRRHDATLLVRSHPLGAGEYVPPVATDRVQSLGSDLVPDVTPLLPGLDALITDYSSLAFDAALVPVPTLFLAPDMADYGGRRGFYGAYRDVAGEGWAVDWREAATQLDALFAGDAERTRRVERAIALSARVHAHRDGRNAERVYRAILAGIAADRRRGRGNA, from the coding sequence ATGGCGTCCTTCTCGTTCGGCGCGGGGAATGCGCGGAAGCTCGCGGCGATTCCGCTCTATGCCGCGGGACGCATGCTGACCGCGGTGGTGCCGCGGACGCGCGACGAGTGGGTGTTCGGGTGCGCGGTCGGAATCGCCGACGGCGCCCTCGCGCTGTGGGACGTCGTCGCGGCCGACGGTCACCCCGCGGTGTGGCTCGTCGGCAGCGCCCGTGAGGCGCAGGATGCCGCGGCCCGGGGCATCCCGAGCGTCCCCAAGCGCTCGCTGCGCGGCCTCTGGCGCACTGCCCGCGCTCGCGTCATCGTCGTCACGCACGGGTTCGGCGACGTGAACCGGTACGCCGTCACCGGAGGATTCGTGGTCCAGCTGTGGCACGGCATTCCGCTCAAGCGGATCGGCCTGGACTCGCCCGAGACCTCGCGTGTGCCGGGCGCCGTCGCCCGCACGCCTCTCGCCCGGCCGGCGCGGGCGCTGCTGCGGGCGATGTACCGCACCGCGGCCCGGCGCATCCGCCTCCTCCCCGCCGCGTCCCACCTCGTGCGGGGGCGCCTCGAGTCGGCGTTCGCGCTCCCCGACGACGCGGTTCCGGTCACCGGCGAGCCACGCGTGGACGTGCTGTCGCGCGGAACGGCAGACGACCGGCGCGTGCAGGCGCGGGCAGCGATCGCCCGGTCGGTGCCGCACTCCGAGACGTCCCAGCGGATCGCGCTCTACGCACCGACCTGGCGCGACGGGGCGCCCGACCCCGCCGTCCCGACCGATGACGAGTGGGAGGGCATCGTCGACGTCCTGCGTCGCCACGACGCGACGCTGCTCGTGCGCTCCCACCCGCTGGGCGCCGGAGAGTACGTCCCGCCCGTCGCGACCGATCGGGTGCAGTCGCTCGGCAGCGACCTGGTGCCCGACGTGACCCCGCTGCTGCCCGGACTCGACGCGCTGATCACGGACTACTCGTCGCTCGCGTTCGATGCCGCCCTCGTTCCGGTCCCGACGCTGTTCCTCGCGCCGGACATGGCAGACTACGGCGGGCGCCGCGGATTCTACGGGGCCTACCGGGACGTCGCGGGGGAGGGCTGGGCCGTGGACTGGCGGGAGGCGGCGACCCAGCTGGACGCGCTCTTCGCCGGCGACGCGGAGCGAACGCGGCGCGTCGAGCGGGCGATCGCGCTCAGCGCCCGGGTGCACGCCCACCGCGACGGACGAAACGCCGAGAGGGTGTACCGTGCGATTCTGGCCGGCATCGCCGCGGACCGCCGCCGAGGGAGAGGAAACGCATGA